The nucleotide sequence ATTAAAAATAGAAAAAATAAATGTAATAGTAGAAAGCGTCAGGGTATGACAGCTTGAGGAGGTAATTCGGGATGGGAATACAAACGATAGACGGAGCTTTACTGAAAAAAATGTTGAAGGAAGCGGCCTTAAACCTTGATGCCAATAAAAAGACAGTAGACGATTTAAATGTCTTTCCCGTGCCAGATGGGGATACAGGAACAAACATGTCACTAACCATGCAATACGCTGTCAGAGAGATAGATAACATTGCTGATGGGACCGTGTCAGAAGTAAGCGCTTCAACTTCAAGCGGAGCTTTGATGGGAGCAAGGGGAAACTCCGGGGTAATACTATCCCAGTTGTTAAGAGGCTTTGCTAAGGGATGCAAAGGGCTCAAGGAGCTTGATATTCAAAATGCAGCACAAGCTTTGCAATATGCATCTGACATGGCATATAAGGCAGTTATGAAACCTACAGAGGGAACGATTTTGACTGTGGCGAGAGGAATGGCTGAATTTGCCATGTCAAATAATGAGAGCTATATCGATATGGAGAGCTTTTTGACAGATGTGATAAAGGAAGGCAAAATCATTTTGGACAAAACGCCTGACATGCTTAAGGTATTAAAGGATGCAGGAGTCGTCGACGCCGGAGGGATGGGTCTTTTATTTATCATGGAGGGAGCTTTAAACGCTCTTACTGGCAAAGAGTCAACGTATCAACAGCCCGAAATTGAATGGGATAAGCCCGTTGAGGACAGGATCGAGTCCTATGAGAATATAACATTTGGTTATTGCACGGAATTTATAATAATAGGTAATAATGACGAAACTGTCAGAGATCAATTGGCGGTAAAATTCAATAAGCTTGGCGATTCAATAATAGTAGTAGGAGATGAAGAAAAGATAAAAGTACATCTTCATACGGATAATCCCGACAAAGCTATGGGACTGGCTCTTGAAATCGGCTCTCTTACCCGCATAAAAATCGAAAACATGCGTGAGCAGGTTCAAAACAGAACTGTGGAAAAGACCACTGCAAAAAGTGTCAAGCCAAAAAAATACGGAGTGATAGCAGTTGCTTCAGGTGAAGGAATGAAAAGGATCTTTGAAGATTTGGGAGCTGACGAAGTGATTCTTGGGGGACAGACGATGAATCCAAGCACACAAGCTTTCATAGAAAAAATCGATCATATAAACGCAGAGAATATAATAATTCTACCTAACAACAGCAACATCATACTTGCT is from Alkalibacter saccharofermentans DSM 14828 and encodes:
- a CDS encoding DAK2 domain-containing protein — translated: MGIQTIDGALLKKMLKEAALNLDANKKTVDDLNVFPVPDGDTGTNMSLTMQYAVREIDNIADGTVSEVSASTSSGALMGARGNSGVILSQLLRGFAKGCKGLKELDIQNAAQALQYASDMAYKAVMKPTEGTILTVARGMAEFAMSNNESYIDMESFLTDVIKEGKIILDKTPDMLKVLKDAGVVDAGGMGLLFIMEGALNALTGKESTYQQPEIEWDKPVEDRIESYENITFGYCTEFIIIGNNDETVRDQLAVKFNKLGDSIIVVGDEEKIKVHLHTDNPDKAMGLALEIGSLTRIKIENMREQVQNRTVEKTTAKSVKPKKYGVIAVASGEGMKRIFEDLGADEVILGGQTMNPSTQAFIEKIDHINAENIIILPNNSNIILAANQSKQISKKNVVVIPTKTIPQGITALLEFNPELQPQDNQDLMEEAAGEVKTGQVTFAVRDTSFKGRDIKKGDIIGISEGEIVCVGNNPEEVCDELLKSMIDEYSELISVYYGEDVKKESAEDFISSLESSYDQMDVELHWGGQPLYYYVISVE